A DNA window from Chiloscyllium plagiosum isolate BGI_BamShark_2017 chromosome 9, ASM401019v2, whole genome shotgun sequence contains the following coding sequences:
- the LOC122552819 gene encoding usherin-like: MSTILKWDAPQSPNGNIQSYELQMLTACPQPMQPITQSFIVESIKVVYTGKGQSFNLTDLQLHTSYNLKVISYSSVDSTASEWIIITTKKEMPQYKAPFKVTSNLTAIYLDWSQTFQLNGELKEYVLTDNNIQIYSGFDSRLHIARTSDKTFLFQVICTTDMGSASTPTIKYNTATRVGSTIPTVEEKTGVPQSNTLFYNELWFITIMAVLGLLFLAIFLAILLQRAITKQPFKRERPPLIPLQKRTNLPNESFMGLTDTKITERGAQISNSNISVLCVPSQSQLSDACSQTSLHRSVSQLIDTHDRKSLIEDSVWDSLGHGRDSGMYPDDEELFESIKGFSSVTKEHTIFTDTQL; this comes from the exons ATGAGCACTATTTTGAAATGGGATGCTCCACAGTCACCTAATGGTAACATTCAAAG ttaTGAACTTCAGATGCTCACTGCCTGTCCTCAGCCAATGCAACCAATAACACAGTCTTTTATTGTTGAATCCATTAAAGTTGTATATACTGGAAAAGGTCAGAGCTTCAACTTGACAGACCTTCAGCTTCACACAAGTTATAATCTTAAAGTAATAAGCTACAGCTCAGTGGACAGTACAGCCTCCGAGTGGATTATCATTACCACAAAGAAAGAGA TGCCCCAGTACAAAGCACCATTCAAAGTAACCAGCAACTTGACAGCAATTTATTTGGACTGGAGTCAAACATTCCAGCTGAATGGAGAACTGAAAGAGTACGTACTGACAGATAACAACATTCAGATTTACAGTGGATTCGACAGCAGATTGCATATTGCAAGAACATCTGATAAAA CTTTTCTATTTCAAGTTATATGTACAACAGATATGGGAAGCGCAAGTACTCCCACTATCAAATATAACACAGCAACACGTGTGG GTTCTACAATACCCACTGTTGAGGAGAAAACAGGAGTACCACAATCAAACACACTGTTTTACAATGAATTGTGGTTCATTACAATAATGGCAGTCCTTGGATTGCTGTTTCTGGCTATATTCTTGGCTATCCTACTGCAAAGGGCAATAACTAAACAACCATTCAAACGAGAGAGGCCTCCTTTAATTCCACTACAGAAGAGGACTAATCTGCCTAATGAATCCTTCATG gGACTAACTGACACAAAAATCACAGAACGTGGAGCTCAAATCAGTAATTCCAACATCTCAGTGCTTTGTGTGCCAAGCCAGAGTCAGCTAAGTGACGCCTGTTCTCAGACTTCTCTGCACCGCAGTGTCAGTCAGCTAATTGATACCCATGACAGAAAATCCCTCATTGAAGACTCAGTTTGGGACTCTCTTGGACATGGTCGTGACAGTGGAATG TACCCAGATGATGAAGAACTATTTGAGTCAATTAAAGGTTTTAGTTCAGTTACAAAGGAGCACACAATATTCACAGACACTCAGCTGTAA